In the genome of Bradyrhizobium arachidis, one region contains:
- a CDS encoding acyl-CoA carboxylase subunit beta: MSILENTISPGSTAYHANRDGMLALIDRMRALEERTRAASAAAKDRFHKRGQLLPRERVALVLDPGAPFIELSTLAGYMFDVPDASKSVPGGGVIAGIGFVSGIRCMVSASDSGIDAGALQPYGLDKTLRVQELALENKLPYVQLVESAGANLLRYRVEDFVRGGNIFRNLARLSAAGLPVVTVTHGSSTAGGAYQTGLSDYIVMVRGRTRAFLAGPPLLKAATGEIATEEELGGAEMHTQVSGLGDYLAEDDRDALRIAREIMAALEWERPGRAASEFKPPRYDQDELLGIMPMDHKRPVDMKQVIARIIDDSDFTEMAANYGPATVCGHARIEGQAIGIITNNGPLDPAGANKATHFIQACCQTRTPILYLNNTTGYMVGKAYEEAGMIKHGSKMIQAVTSATVPQITIYCGASFGAGNYGMCGRGFHPRFCFSWPNAKTAVMGGEQAAETMAIVTEAAAARRGKPIEKDKLEAMKAQIVGVFDGQMDVFSTSARVLDDGVIDPRDTRAVLSEVLAICREGDSRAPQRMQFSVARP; encoded by the coding sequence ATGTCCATCCTCGAAAACACCATTTCCCCCGGCAGCACCGCCTACCACGCCAACCGCGACGGCATGCTCGCGCTGATCGACCGCATGCGCGCGCTGGAAGAGCGCACGCGCGCGGCGTCTGCTGCTGCAAAGGACCGCTTCCACAAGCGCGGTCAGCTGCTGCCGCGCGAACGCGTCGCGCTGGTGCTTGATCCCGGCGCGCCCTTCATCGAGCTGTCGACACTCGCCGGCTACATGTTCGACGTGCCGGATGCGAGCAAGAGTGTGCCCGGCGGCGGCGTGATCGCCGGCATCGGCTTCGTCTCCGGCATCCGCTGCATGGTCAGCGCCAGTGATTCCGGCATCGATGCCGGCGCGCTGCAGCCCTACGGCCTCGACAAGACGCTGCGGGTGCAGGAGCTCGCTCTGGAGAACAAGCTGCCTTACGTGCAGCTCGTCGAGAGCGCCGGCGCCAATCTGTTGCGCTACCGCGTCGAGGATTTTGTCCGCGGCGGCAATATCTTTCGCAATCTGGCGCGGCTTTCGGCGGCAGGCTTGCCGGTTGTCACCGTCACGCACGGCTCCTCGACCGCCGGCGGCGCCTACCAGACCGGCCTTTCGGACTACATCGTCATGGTCCGCGGCCGCACCCGCGCCTTCCTCGCGGGGCCACCGTTGCTAAAGGCCGCGACCGGCGAGATCGCTACGGAAGAAGAGCTCGGCGGCGCCGAGATGCACACGCAGGTCTCCGGCCTCGGTGACTATCTCGCCGAGGACGATCGCGACGCGCTTCGCATCGCGCGCGAGATCATGGCGGCGCTGGAATGGGAGCGGCCGGGCCGAGCGGCGTCGGAGTTCAAGCCGCCGCGCTACGATCAGGACGAGCTGCTCGGCATCATGCCGATGGACCACAAGCGCCCAGTCGACATGAAGCAGGTGATCGCGCGGATCATCGACGATTCCGATTTCACTGAGATGGCGGCGAACTATGGTCCCGCCACCGTCTGCGGCCATGCCCGCATCGAGGGCCAGGCCATCGGCATCATCACCAACAATGGCCCGCTCGATCCCGCTGGCGCCAACAAGGCGACGCATTTCATCCAGGCCTGCTGCCAGACCCGCACGCCGATCCTCTATCTCAACAACACCACCGGCTACATGGTCGGCAAGGCCTATGAGGAAGCCGGCATGATCAAGCACGGCTCCAAGATGATCCAGGCGGTGACGTCGGCGACGGTGCCGCAGATCACGATCTATTGCGGTGCCTCGTTCGGTGCCGGCAATTACGGCATGTGCGGGCGCGGCTTCCATCCGCGCTTCTGCTTCTCCTGGCCGAACGCCAAGACCGCGGTGATGGGCGGCGAGCAGGCCGCCGAGACTATGGCGATCGTGACCGAGGCCGCCGCCGCGCGCCGCGGCAAGCCGATCGAGAAGGACAAGTTGGAGGCCATGAAGGCGCAGATCGTCGGTGTGTTCGACGGCCAGATGGACGTGTTCTCCACCAGCGCACGCGTGCTCGACGACGGCGTGATCGACCCCCGCGACACGCGCGCGGTGCTGTCGGAGGTGCTCGCGATCTGCCGCGAGGGCGATTCGCGCGCGCCCCAGCGCATGCAATTCTCGGTGGCCCGCCCATGA
- a CDS encoding acyl-CoA synthetase, with the protein MAVRYYDWIAHHGRRTPDKVAVIDLASERRFTYAQLDARVSRLASFLRHTLNVSRGDRVAVLALNTTDTLEVQFACGRLGAIFVPLNTRLTVPELQFITSDCAPKVMIHDTDLAETALAVAKLCNVATSLLLGPGGAYEAGIAAAKPLDRAEEVTLDDVSTIMYTSGTTGHPKGATITHGMTFWNCVNLGGPACIGPASVLLTVLPLFHTGGLNCYTNPVLHAGGTVMIMRAFDPGTALGLINNPAQGINVFFGVPAIYQFMAQHPAFATTDLTRLIVCGVGGAPMPVPLLKVWEARGVALQQGYGMTETSPAVLVLDREDAARKAGSAGKPVLHTEVRIVRPDGSDADTGELGELWVKGPNITPGYWNRPEANKTSFTDGWLHTGDATRVDEEGFYYIVDRWKDMYISGGENVYPAEVENVLHQLTAIAEAAVIGIPDAQWGEVGLAIVAVKQGQRLSEAEVLAHCAANLARFKCPRQVRFVDALPRNATGKIHKPTLRKEFSVASEVDKKAANA; encoded by the coding sequence TTGGCCGTTCGTTACTACGACTGGATCGCCCACCATGGCCGCCGCACACCTGACAAGGTTGCGGTGATCGATCTCGCCAGCGAGCGCCGCTTCACCTATGCGCAGCTCGACGCTCGCGTCTCGCGCCTCGCTTCGTTCCTGCGCCATACGCTCAACGTCTCGCGCGGCGACCGCGTCGCGGTGCTGGCGCTGAACACGACCGATACGCTGGAAGTGCAGTTCGCCTGCGGACGGCTTGGCGCCATCTTCGTGCCGCTGAACACCCGCCTCACCGTTCCCGAGCTTCAGTTCATCACCAGCGATTGCGCGCCGAAGGTGATGATCCACGACACTGACCTGGCCGAGACCGCGCTCGCGGTCGCAAAGCTCTGCAATGTCGCGACCAGCCTGCTGCTCGGCCCCGGCGGCGCCTATGAAGCCGGCATTGCCGCCGCAAAGCCGCTCGACCGCGCCGAGGAGGTCACGCTCGATGACGTCTCGACCATCATGTACACGTCGGGCACCACGGGTCATCCCAAGGGCGCGACCATCACCCATGGCATGACCTTCTGGAATTGCGTCAATCTCGGCGGTCCCGCTTGCATCGGACCGGCCTCGGTGCTGCTCACCGTGCTGCCGCTGTTCCACACCGGCGGACTGAATTGCTACACCAATCCCGTTCTGCATGCCGGCGGCACCGTGATGATCATGCGCGCCTTCGATCCCGGCACGGCGCTCGGCCTGATTAACAATCCCGCGCAGGGCATCAACGTGTTCTTCGGCGTGCCCGCGATCTACCAGTTCATGGCGCAGCATCCGGCTTTCGCGACGACCGATCTGACCCGGCTGATCGTCTGCGGTGTCGGCGGCGCGCCGATGCCGGTGCCGCTCTTGAAAGTCTGGGAAGCCCGCGGCGTCGCCCTCCAGCAGGGCTACGGCATGACCGAGACCTCGCCGGCCGTGCTGGTGCTCGATCGTGAGGACGCGGCCCGCAAGGCCGGCTCCGCCGGCAAGCCGGTGCTGCACACCGAGGTGCGCATCGTGCGGCCCGACGGCAGCGATGCCGACACCGGCGAGCTCGGTGAGCTCTGGGTCAAGGGACCCAACATCACGCCCGGCTACTGGAACAGGCCGGAGGCGAACAAGACGTCCTTCACCGACGGCTGGCTGCACACCGGCGATGCTACGCGCGTGGATGAAGAAGGCTTCTACTACATCGTCGACCGCTGGAAGGACATGTACATTTCCGGCGGCGAGAACGTCTATCCCGCCGAGGTCGAGAACGTCCTGCACCAGCTCACCGCGATCGCGGAAGCCGCGGTGATCGGCATTCCCGATGCGCAATGGGGCGAAGTGGGCCTTGCCATCGTCGCGGTCAAACAGGGCCAGCGGCTGAGCGAAGCCGAGGTCTTGGCGCATTGCGCGGCGAATCTCGCGCGCTTCAAATGCCCGCGCCAGGTCCGCTTCGTCGATGCGCTGCCACGCAACGCCACCGGCAAGATCCACAAGCCGACCTTGCGCAAGGAATTCTCGGTGGCTTCCGAAGTCGACAAGAAAGCCGCCAACGCCTGA
- a CDS encoding glutathione S-transferase family protein — translation MITLYHCDAARSFRPLWMLEEMGLPYELKMLPFPPRVFAKDYLGINPLGTIPFLIDGETRMTESSGICHYLGIKYGPTPLMVGSEDPAYGAFLNWMYFSDATLTFPQTLVLRYTQLEPEERRVPQVATDYAKWFLGRLRAVEAATANAETLCAGRFTAADIVIGYALRLADNIGLAKDFGPNVAAYWARLQQRDGFKRAVAAEQKAGLEQNVAPRVRA, via the coding sequence ATGATCACGCTCTATCACTGCGACGCTGCGCGCTCGTTCCGCCCGCTCTGGATGCTGGAGGAGATGGGGCTGCCGTATGAATTGAAGATGCTGCCGTTCCCGCCGCGAGTGTTTGCCAAGGATTATCTCGGCATCAATCCGCTCGGCACTATCCCCTTCCTGATCGACGGCGAGACGCGGATGACCGAGTCCTCGGGCATCTGCCATTATCTCGGCATCAAATACGGGCCGACGCCGCTGATGGTCGGCTCCGAGGATCCCGCCTATGGCGCGTTCCTGAACTGGATGTATTTTTCCGACGCCACCTTAACCTTCCCGCAGACGCTGGTGCTCCGATACACCCAGCTCGAGCCGGAAGAGCGCCGCGTTCCGCAGGTCGCCACCGATTACGCAAAATGGTTTCTGGGCAGGCTGCGCGCCGTCGAGGCAGCGACGGCCAATGCCGAAACCTTGTGCGCCGGTCGCTTCACCGCCGCTGACATTGTCATCGGTTATGCGCTGCGCCTCGCCGACAATATCGGGCTTGCCAAGGACTTTGGGCCAAATGTCGCAGCTTATTGGGCGCGCCTGCAGCAGCGCGACGGTTTCAAGCGCGCGGTTGCTGCGGAGCAGAAGGCCGGCCTTGAGCAGAATGTTGCGCCGCGCGTGAGGGCGTAA
- a CDS encoding acyl-CoA dehydrogenase family protein, whose product MLFTADHDDIRRSLQKFIANEINPRVDEWEKADIFPAHELFKKMGSLGFLGLNKPVGFGGSGLDYSYALMMAEELGAITCGGVPMAIGVQTDMATPALARFGSDEVRREFLSPSISGDYVACIGVSEPGAGSDVASIKTSAKSDGDDYVINGGKMWITNGTQADWICLLANTGDGPVHRNKSLICVPMKSKGVTVARKLDKMGMRSSDTAQIFFDNVRVPKRNRIGEEGKGFTYQMIQFQEERLWGAAACLKAHEYIIDQTIEYTRNRKAFGKSILDNQVVHFKLAEMQTEVELLRALIYRAAEQLVAGEDVTRLATMAKLKAGRLGRELTDACLQYWGGMGFTNETPVSRAYRDSRLTSIGGGADEVMLMVLCKMMGTLPGSKENA is encoded by the coding sequence ATGCTATTCACCGCCGACCACGACGACATCCGCCGCTCCTTGCAGAAATTCATCGCCAATGAGATCAATCCTCGCGTCGATGAGTGGGAGAAGGCCGACATCTTCCCGGCGCATGAGCTGTTCAAGAAGATGGGCAGCCTCGGCTTCCTCGGCCTGAACAAGCCGGTCGGGTTCGGCGGCTCGGGTCTCGATTATTCCTACGCGCTGATGATGGCGGAGGAGCTTGGCGCGATCACCTGCGGCGGCGTGCCGATGGCGATCGGCGTGCAGACCGACATGGCGACGCCGGCGCTGGCGCGGTTCGGCTCGGACGAGGTGCGGCGCGAATTCCTCAGCCCCTCGATATCAGGCGACTACGTCGCCTGTATCGGCGTCTCCGAGCCCGGCGCGGGCTCCGACGTCGCCTCGATCAAGACCAGCGCGAAATCCGACGGCGACGACTACGTCATCAATGGCGGCAAGATGTGGATCACCAACGGCACCCAGGCCGACTGGATCTGCCTGCTCGCCAACACCGGCGATGGCCCCGTTCACCGCAACAAGTCGCTGATCTGCGTGCCCATGAAGAGCAAGGGCGTCACGGTCGCGCGCAAGCTCGACAAGATGGGCATGCGCTCGTCGGACACCGCGCAGATATTCTTCGACAATGTCCGCGTGCCCAAGCGCAACCGGATCGGGGAGGAGGGCAAGGGCTTTACCTACCAGATGATCCAGTTCCAGGAGGAGCGGCTCTGGGGCGCGGCCGCCTGTCTGAAGGCACACGAATACATCATCGACCAGACCATCGAGTACACCCGCAACCGCAAGGCTTTCGGGAAGTCAATCCTCGACAACCAGGTCGTGCACTTCAAGCTTGCGGAGATGCAGACCGAGGTCGAGCTGTTGCGCGCGCTGATCTATCGCGCTGCCGAGCAGCTGGTCGCGGGCGAGGACGTGACGCGGCTTGCGACCATGGCCAAGCTGAAAGCCGGCCGGCTCGGCCGCGAACTCACCGACGCCTGCTTGCAATATTGGGGCGGAATGGGCTTTACCAACGAGACGCCGGTCAGCCGTGCCTATCGCGACAGCCGCCTGACCTCGATCGGCGGCGGCGCCGACGAGGTCATGCTGATGGTCCTGTGCAAGATGATGGGCACGCTGCCGGGAAGTAAGGAAAACGCCTGA
- a CDS encoding ABC transporter substrate-binding protein, producing MKNKKLALLAAATALTLLSVQGAYAQKKYDTGVTDTEIKIGNVEAYSGPASAYGIIGKTEEAYFKMINDQGGINGRKINWISYDDGYSPPKTVEQIRKLIESDEVFLVFNALGTPTQTAVQKYHNAKKVPQLFLATGASKWNDPKNFPWTMGFQPSYRVEAQIFAKYILKEKPDAKVAIFYANDDFGKDYLAGIKDIFGDKASKLIVAEESYETSEPSIDAHIVKLKGTGADVFVNIATPKFAAQAIKKIAELEWKPMHLMTDVSVSIGAVMKPAGLEASEGVLSAGYLKDASDPQWKDDEGMKRFMTFIDKYMPGANISDANLVYAYAAAQTMVQVLKQSGDNLTRENVMKQAASLKDFVPDTLIPGIKINTSSTDFAPIEQLKMWRFKKGQWELFGDIISAETGG from the coding sequence ATGAAGAACAAGAAACTCGCCCTGCTTGCCGCGGCAACGGCCCTGACATTGCTCTCGGTTCAAGGCGCATATGCGCAGAAGAAATACGACACCGGCGTCACCGACACCGAGATCAAGATTGGCAACGTCGAGGCCTATTCCGGTCCCGCCTCCGCCTACGGCATCATCGGCAAGACCGAGGAAGCCTATTTCAAGATGATCAACGACCAGGGCGGCATCAACGGCCGCAAGATCAACTGGATCTCCTATGACGACGGCTACTCGCCGCCGAAGACGGTGGAGCAGATCCGCAAGCTGATCGAGAGCGACGAGGTGTTCCTCGTCTTCAACGCGCTGGGCACGCCGACCCAGACCGCAGTGCAGAAATATCACAACGCCAAGAAGGTGCCGCAGCTGTTCCTCGCCACCGGCGCCAGCAAGTGGAATGATCCGAAGAACTTTCCCTGGACCATGGGCTTCCAGCCCAGCTACCGGGTCGAGGCCCAGATTTTCGCAAAATACATCCTGAAGGAGAAGCCGGACGCGAAGGTCGCGATCTTCTATGCCAATGACGATTTCGGCAAAGACTACCTCGCCGGCATCAAGGACATTTTCGGCGACAAGGCCTCGAAGCTGATCGTGGCCGAGGAGAGCTACGAGACGTCGGAGCCGTCGATCGATGCCCACATCGTTAAGCTCAAGGGCACCGGCGCCGATGTCTTCGTCAACATCGCGACGCCGAAGTTCGCAGCGCAAGCGATTAAGAAGATCGCGGAGCTGGAGTGGAAGCCGATGCACCTGATGACCGACGTCTCGGTGTCAATCGGCGCGGTGATGAAGCCGGCCGGCCTTGAGGCATCCGAAGGCGTGCTGTCGGCCGGCTACTTGAAAGATGCGTCGGACCCGCAATGGAAGGACGACGAGGGCATGAAGAGGTTCATGACCTTCATCGACAAGTACATGCCTGGCGCGAACATCTCGGACGCCAATCTGGTTTACGCCTATGCGGCGGCCCAGACCATGGTGCAGGTGCTGAAACAGTCGGGCGACAACCTGACCCGCGAGAACGTGATGAAGCAGGCCGCCAGCCTGAAGGACTTCGTCCCCGACACGCTGATCCCCGGCATCAAGATCAACACTTCCTCCACCGACTTCGCGCCGATCGAGCAGCTCAAGATGTGGCGGTTCAAGAAGGGCCAGTGGGAGCTGTTCGGCGACATCATCAGCGCCGAAACCGGCGGCTAA
- a CDS encoding acyl-CoA dehydrogenase family protein, whose product MTSPFYTAEHDAFREVMRRFVDKEITPFAHEWDEAGEFPRALYRKAAEIGLLGLGFPEEYGGIAADQFMKIVASQELARAGAGGVSASLMSHTIGSPPIARAARPEVKARVLPQVLSGEKISALAITEPGGGSDVANLRTRARRDGDHYVVSGEKTFITSGVRADYLTVAVRTGGEGAGGVSLLLIEGDTPGLSRTKLKKMGWWASDTATLHFDECRVPAENLIGEEGQGFKIIMQNFNSERMGMAASCTAFARVCLDEAIAYAKERKTFGKPLAQHQVIRHKIVDMAQKVAASQAMLEMLAWRLEQGESPVAEICMMKNQATQTMAFCASEAVQIFGGAGFMRGIKAERIYREVKVNAIGGGTEEIMKDLASRQMGL is encoded by the coding sequence ATGACGAGCCCGTTCTATACCGCTGAGCACGACGCCTTCCGCGAGGTCATGCGCCGCTTCGTCGACAAGGAGATCACGCCCTTCGCCCATGAATGGGACGAGGCCGGCGAATTCCCGCGTGCGCTCTATCGCAAGGCGGCCGAGATAGGTCTCCTTGGGCTTGGATTCCCCGAGGAATATGGCGGGATCGCCGCCGACCAGTTCATGAAGATCGTGGCCAGCCAGGAGCTGGCGCGCGCCGGGGCCGGCGGCGTCAGCGCCAGCCTGATGAGCCACACCATCGGCTCGCCGCCGATCGCGCGGGCGGCGCGGCCGGAAGTGAAGGCGCGCGTGCTGCCGCAGGTGCTGTCGGGCGAGAAGATTTCTGCGCTCGCCATCACCGAGCCGGGCGGCGGCTCCGATGTCGCAAACCTCCGCACCAGGGCGCGGCGCGACGGGGATCACTACGTCGTGAGCGGCGAAAAGACCTTCATCACCTCAGGCGTGCGCGCCGACTATCTGACCGTGGCGGTGCGCACCGGCGGCGAGGGCGCCGGCGGCGTTAGCCTGCTGCTGATCGAGGGCGATACGCCCGGCCTGTCGCGCACCAAGCTGAAGAAGATGGGCTGGTGGGCCTCCGACACCGCAACGCTGCATTTCGACGAATGCCGCGTGCCGGCCGAGAACCTGATCGGCGAAGAGGGCCAGGGTTTTAAGATCATCATGCAGAACTTCAACAGCGAGCGCATGGGCATGGCGGCGAGTTGCACCGCCTTCGCCCGCGTCTGTCTCGACGAGGCGATTGCCTACGCCAAGGAGCGCAAGACATTCGGCAAGCCGCTCGCCCAGCACCAGGTCATCAGGCACAAAATCGTCGACATGGCACAGAAGGTCGCCGCAAGTCAGGCAATGCTGGAAATGCTGGCGTGGCGGCTGGAGCAGGGCGAGAGCCCGGTCGCCGAGATCTGCATGATGAAGAACCAGGCGACCCAGACCATGGCGTTCTGCGCCTCGGAAGCCGTGCAGATCTTTGGCGGCGCCGGCTTCATGCGCGGCATCAAGGCCGAGCGCATCTACCGCGAGGTCAAGGTCAACGCCATCGGCGGCGGCACCGAGGAGATCATGAAGGATCTGGCAAGCCGGCAGATGGGGTTGTGA
- a CDS encoding helix-turn-helix domain-containing protein: MDYNGRESDHLMLITPERVFYAGLLGRPRKRTPGCCHVYVAVKGNLHLTIDDVLATGELFVTLPNQRHSIASDYRTAISVTLEPESMPDGVLEALAQRLMGPDRAVYARKILAAYALLRQRRYGDITTAEFDEMCFGEALPRRVLDPRVMRAVARIERFSGEPVTADTCAAEAGLSASRFLHLFKEETGISFRSFRAWKRARHLLHFANQDLNLAHLAQDIGYPDSTHFSHSIRRFYGLKPRAIFVGSRDLAIYRSTETVRVLAEAG, translated from the coding sequence ATGGATTATAACGGTCGCGAATCCGACCATCTGATGCTGATCACGCCGGAGCGGGTGTTCTATGCCGGCCTGCTCGGACGGCCCCGCAAGCGGACTCCGGGTTGCTGCCATGTCTATGTGGCCGTGAAGGGCAATCTCCACCTGACCATCGACGACGTTCTCGCCACCGGCGAGCTGTTCGTCACGCTGCCGAACCAGCGCCATTCCATTGCCAGCGACTACCGCACTGCAATCAGCGTGACGCTTGAGCCCGAGAGCATGCCGGATGGCGTGCTGGAAGCCCTGGCCCAGCGGCTGATGGGGCCGGACCGCGCGGTCTATGCCCGAAAGATCCTGGCTGCCTACGCGCTGCTGCGCCAGCGCCGCTACGGCGACATCACCACCGCCGAATTCGACGAGATGTGTTTTGGCGAGGCGCTGCCGCGCCGCGTGCTCGACCCGCGCGTGATGCGCGCAGTCGCCCGCATCGAGCGTTTCTCCGGCGAGCCGGTGACGGCGGATACATGTGCGGCCGAAGCCGGTCTCTCCGCCTCGCGCTTCCTGCATCTGTTCAAGGAAGAGACCGGCATCTCGTTCCGCTCCTTCCGAGCCTGGAAGCGCGCGCGGCATCTGCTGCACTTCGCCAACCAGGACCTCAACCTCGCCCATCTCGCGCAGGACATCGGTTATCCCGACAGCACCCATTTCAGCCATTCGATCCGCCGCTTCTATGGATTGAAGCCGCGCGCGATCTTCGTCGGCTCGCGCGATCTTGCGATCTATCGCAGCACCGAGACGGTGCGGGTGCTCGCGGAGGCGGGCTAG
- a CDS encoding glycosyltransferase family 2 protein: protein MQDVLQPHGGGSPLFSIIIPLEFHRGQWEQSWLGWTSQTADKSLYEIILVMPPDFTAREELVALAGDAARIEQAGVAHDIGLCAFGAEKARGRYLFFTESHCRPEPDVIELCLRAIDAHPDWAGFSCRSVPICHNRLSVAEAAMYQADIEFGMKQHPWRKVLDQCFVTRRDIYWECGGLREEFGHFAEWVLAAAYHARGHAIGYLEEARFHHYYIGELGELKTFTLDFVRGEIRYLGEARSDAGSELLDIPIEWSRRDNFDVALARSTLAARMRSSHLIHESLESLQRWGPIALAGGRSARGSARISAAYARCVLTMLTMIGSDDSIARWLKRYIASLIHFQRLDCIHGSSETPGAKLPRLGDQVVAQAGFHAPEVWRQRSFRWSEPEAALRIELPQGRNTIRIASPEIREPLDRIGVRFYLDGVRVADVAISAGAFVLQLNRPSSGMAILAWTCPRFAAKGDERRLGLPVAGISIGAGEGANEAPSPAAMMRG, encoded by the coding sequence ATGCAGGACGTGCTCCAACCTCACGGCGGCGGATCTCCGCTGTTCTCCATCATTATTCCGCTCGAATTCCATCGCGGGCAGTGGGAGCAATCCTGGCTCGGCTGGACCTCGCAGACCGCCGACAAATCCCTCTACGAGATCATCCTGGTGATGCCGCCGGATTTCACCGCGCGCGAGGAGCTGGTAGCGCTTGCCGGTGACGCGGCCCGGATCGAGCAGGCCGGCGTCGCGCACGATATCGGGCTCTGCGCATTCGGCGCGGAGAAGGCGCGCGGCAGATATTTGTTCTTCACGGAATCGCACTGCCGGCCCGAACCCGATGTGATCGAGCTGTGCCTCCGCGCCATCGATGCTCATCCCGACTGGGCCGGCTTTTCCTGCCGTTCGGTGCCGATCTGCCATAACCGGCTGTCCGTGGCGGAAGCTGCCATGTATCAGGCCGACATCGAGTTCGGCATGAAGCAGCATCCTTGGCGTAAGGTGCTGGACCAGTGCTTCGTCACGCGACGCGACATCTACTGGGAATGCGGGGGCCTGCGCGAGGAGTTCGGCCACTTCGCCGAATGGGTGCTCGCCGCCGCCTATCATGCGCGAGGCCATGCGATTGGCTATCTCGAAGAGGCGCGCTTCCACCACTACTATATCGGCGAGCTCGGCGAGCTGAAGACGTTCACGCTCGACTTCGTGCGAGGCGAGATCCGCTATCTCGGCGAGGCGCGCAGCGATGCCGGCAGCGAGCTGCTCGACATTCCCATCGAATGGAGCAGGCGCGACAATTTCGATGTCGCGCTCGCGCGCAGCACCCTGGCCGCGCGGATGCGATCTTCTCACCTGATACACGAGAGCCTGGAGAGCCTTCAGCGCTGGGGGCCGATCGCACTGGCGGGCGGCCGCTCCGCGCGCGGCTCGGCACGCATCTCCGCGGCCTATGCGCGGTGCGTGCTGACCATGCTCACGATGATCGGATCTGACGACAGCATTGCGCGCTGGCTGAAGCGCTATATCGCCTCCCTGATCCATTTTCAGCGCCTCGATTGCATTCACGGCAGCAGCGAGACGCCCGGTGCGAAATTGCCGCGCCTCGGAGATCAGGTGGTGGCGCAGGCCGGCTTCCACGCACCGGAGGTCTGGCGGCAGCGCAGCTTTCGCTGGAGCGAGCCGGAAGCCGCATTGCGGATCGAACTGCCGCAGGGGCGCAACACCATCCGCATTGCATCGCCGGAGATTCGCGAGCCTCTCGATCGAATCGGAGTGCGCTTCTATCTCGACGGCGTGCGCGTCGCCGATGTGGCGATCTCTGCCGGCGCCTTCGTCCTCCAGCTCAATCGGCCGTCATCGGGCATGGCGATACTGGCATGGACATGCCCACGCTTTGCGGCGAAAGGCGACGAACGCCGGCTTGGTCTGCCGGTGGCAGGGATCAGCATCGGGGCGGGCGAGGGCGCGAACGAGGCACCATCACCCGCCGCCATGATGCGAGGTTAG
- a CDS encoding 3-keto-5-aminohexanoate cleavage protein produces the protein MSDKAVITCALNGVLTDPKQHNVPVTPEQMAREAKAAFDAGASIMHIHLRQQAPGKGHLPSWEVSVSKEIQQAIREACPGVIINHTSGVSGPNYSGALDCIRETKPEIAACNAGSLNYLKVKADNTWAWPPMMFDNAVEKVKDYLDVMNEVGTIPEFECFDVGIVRCVGMYHQVGMYNGPLEYNFVMGVASGMPSDPELLPILIKLKRPEAQFQVTAIGREEIWPLHQRCAELGGHLRTGLEDAFYLADGKKVTSNGQLIEAIAACARRAGREIASPAEARKIFGTNR, from the coding sequence ATGAGCGACAAGGCCGTCATCACCTGCGCGCTGAACGGCGTGCTTACCGACCCGAAGCAGCACAACGTCCCCGTGACGCCCGAGCAGATGGCGCGCGAGGCCAAGGCTGCGTTCGATGCCGGCGCCTCCATCATGCACATCCATCTGCGCCAGCAGGCGCCGGGCAAGGGCCATCTGCCGTCCTGGGAGGTCAGCGTCAGCAAGGAGATCCAGCAGGCGATCCGCGAAGCCTGTCCCGGGGTCATCATCAACCACACCTCGGGTGTCTCAGGCCCGAACTACTCCGGCGCGCTCGACTGCATCCGCGAGACCAAGCCGGAGATCGCTGCCTGCAACGCTGGCTCGCTGAATTATTTGAAGGTCAAGGCAGACAACACCTGGGCCTGGCCGCCGATGATGTTCGACAACGCGGTCGAGAAGGTGAAGGACTATCTCGACGTCATGAATGAGGTCGGCACTATCCCCGAGTTCGAATGCTTCGACGTCGGCATCGTCCGCTGCGTCGGCATGTATCACCAGGTCGGCATGTACAACGGCCCGCTCGAGTATAATTTCGTGATGGGCGTTGCCTCCGGCATGCCGTCGGACCCGGAGCTGCTGCCGATCCTGATCAAGCTGAAGCGCCCCGAAGCGCAGTTCCAGGTCACCGCGATCGGCCGCGAAGAGATCTGGCCGCTGCACCAGCGCTGCGCCGAGCTCGGCGGTCACTTGCGTACCGGTCTCGAGGACGCCTTCTATCTCGCCGACGGCAAGAAGGTGACCTCGAACGGCCAGCTGATCGAGGCCATCGCCGCCTGCGCCCGCCGCGCTGGCCGCGAGATCGCGAGCCCCGCCGAGGCGCGGAAGATCTTTGGGACGAACAGGTAG